A window of Cohnella herbarum contains these coding sequences:
- a CDS encoding sialate O-acetylesterase, translated as MRNSNQIGVMIVQGPQSWAIIQQSKGAASIRLAGKWSMDAEVEQSQVLARIVKENSAETVVHWTKAEMQQDQSWSVTLERVPAGGLYRIETSLQVNGNQELEWAIRGDMIHHVGVGDLWVIAGQSNAAGYGKGPVNDAPELGIHLFRNNGQWDMASHPFNESTQTLHIENRETCNPGHSPFLAFARLLKRETGYPIGLVQTALGGSPLKAWNPHEDGTLYRNMLNIVQAAGGSAKGVVWYQGCSDCNPEESLTYAERFQAMVEQWRRDLGDAELPFATVQLNRHTAHGATDIDNRSWGIVREQQTIAARNTPYVTLVPAIDCPLSDEIHNSPAGNLLIGERMARAVLATVYGKEVHYRAPEVGDVRSETDDEGNSVLELTYDYVGGYLVSIGPNQPVFAVDDESGTAEVSDWSISGRNSIRIKLKRPLKGQAFLHGGYERNPAVYFPLDSLTYMPPLSFYKYPIR; from the coding sequence ATGCGGAATAGCAATCAGATCGGAGTCATGATCGTTCAAGGCCCGCAATCGTGGGCGATTATCCAGCAATCGAAAGGCGCGGCGTCCATTCGATTGGCGGGGAAGTGGTCTATGGATGCGGAAGTCGAACAATCCCAGGTACTCGCCCGAATCGTAAAAGAGAACTCCGCGGAAACCGTCGTTCATTGGACGAAAGCAGAGATGCAACAAGACCAATCATGGAGCGTTACGCTGGAAAGAGTGCCGGCCGGCGGACTGTATCGAATTGAAACGAGCTTGCAAGTTAACGGAAATCAGGAGCTGGAATGGGCGATTCGCGGAGACATGATCCATCACGTAGGCGTTGGCGATCTGTGGGTCATCGCCGGACAGAGCAATGCCGCGGGTTACGGCAAAGGGCCGGTCAACGATGCGCCCGAATTGGGCATTCACCTGTTTCGGAATAACGGACAATGGGATATGGCTTCCCATCCTTTTAACGAATCGACGCAAACGCTGCACATCGAAAATCGCGAGACATGTAATCCCGGTCATTCTCCGTTTCTTGCCTTCGCACGGCTTCTGAAGCGCGAAACCGGCTATCCGATCGGCCTTGTTCAAACCGCGTTGGGCGGATCTCCGCTTAAGGCTTGGAATCCGCATGAGGACGGGACGCTCTATCGCAATATGCTGAACATCGTGCAAGCTGCGGGAGGCTCGGCCAAAGGCGTTGTCTGGTATCAAGGGTGCAGCGATTGCAATCCGGAGGAAAGCTTAACCTATGCGGAACGTTTTCAGGCGATGGTCGAGCAATGGCGCCGGGACCTCGGAGATGCGGAACTTCCGTTCGCCACCGTGCAGTTGAATCGCCATACGGCGCACGGCGCTACGGATATCGACAACCGTTCTTGGGGGATCGTTCGGGAACAGCAAACGATAGCCGCGCGAAACACGCCGTACGTCACTTTGGTTCCGGCGATTGATTGCCCGTTGTCCGATGAGATCCACAACAGTCCCGCGGGAAATCTGCTGATCGGGGAACGAATGGCGAGAGCAGTGCTGGCTACGGTGTACGGTAAAGAGGTTCATTATCGCGCGCCGGAAGTCGGCGATGTCAGAAGCGAGACCGACGACGAGGGCAACTCGGTCTTGGAGCTTACTTACGACTACGTAGGCGGATATCTTGTATCCATCGGACCTAATCAGCCGGTCTTCGCAGTGGACGATGAATCGGGTACCGCGGAAGTATCGGACTGGTCGATCTCCGGAAGAAACTCGATTCGTATAAAGCTGAAACGACCATTGAAGGGACAAGCGTTCCTTCACGGGGGATACGAGAGAAACCCGGCGGTTTATTTTCCGCTCGATAGCTTAACGTATATGCCTCCGCTATCCTTCTACAAGTATCCCATTCGTTGA
- a CDS encoding MFS transporter, which produces MSIVTRLKGFNFFYFALFALFLSFLPIYSAKVGISGTHIGLILGMGSLISIVAQPLWGMVSDRTRTIKKILLLLLLSSILIGTLLFQAHQIWSLVILVALMNVFFLPTDPLVESLNFQTSEREKVGYGSVRMFGALGYACVSLTAGYALNAWGMDSLSWIFFGVGCVALLLALGLSDVQASTVRPSLHHLKQFFLQSHTLIFFLMVLIVAIPHKMNDTFIGLYMEQLGGDVRLTGLSWFVMTITETVMFALISKIMKPGKEAIFMMIAAGMYCLRFLLSSWIGTPYGLVALQVFQGFSFVFFYVGALQYLYRIVPDQWKATGQTALTATFFGVSGIIGSTAGGWLIDEYGGSLLYRGMGLFALLGFALGIYLVRRPIKIG; this is translated from the coding sequence GTGTCCATCGTCACCAGATTAAAGGGTTTCAACTTTTTTTATTTTGCGCTATTCGCGCTGTTCCTTTCTTTCTTGCCTATCTATAGCGCCAAAGTAGGGATATCCGGCACGCATATCGGACTTATCCTCGGCATGGGCAGCTTGATTAGCATCGTGGCGCAACCGCTGTGGGGGATGGTCAGCGATAGGACGCGGACGATCAAGAAGATTTTGCTCCTGTTGCTCTTATCCTCCATTCTCATCGGCACGCTCCTTTTCCAAGCTCACCAGATTTGGAGTTTAGTTATTCTCGTAGCGTTGATGAACGTTTTTTTCTTGCCGACCGATCCGCTTGTCGAGAGCTTGAACTTCCAAACTTCGGAACGCGAAAAGGTAGGTTACGGTTCCGTTCGGATGTTCGGAGCGTTAGGTTACGCTTGCGTGTCGCTGACGGCGGGTTATGCTCTCAACGCGTGGGGAATGGACAGCCTATCGTGGATTTTTTTCGGAGTCGGTTGCGTGGCGTTACTGCTGGCGCTAGGGCTTTCGGATGTTCAAGCATCGACGGTAAGGCCTTCGCTGCATCATTTGAAGCAATTTTTCCTTCAATCGCACACTTTGATATTTTTCCTTATGGTATTGATCGTGGCAATTCCTCACAAGATGAACGATACGTTCATCGGCCTCTATATGGAACAACTGGGCGGGGACGTACGGTTGACCGGTCTATCGTGGTTCGTCATGACGATAACGGAAACGGTCATGTTCGCGCTCATCTCGAAAATAATGAAACCGGGAAAAGAAGCCATTTTCATGATGATAGCGGCTGGCATGTACTGTCTGCGGTTTCTGCTGAGCTCGTGGATCGGGACCCCGTACGGATTGGTTGCGTTGCAAGTTTTCCAAGGGTTTTCTTTTGTTTTTTTCTACGTTGGCGCATTGCAGTATTTGTATAGGATCGTACCCGATCAATGGAAAGCGACGGGGCAGACGGCGCTTACGGCGACCTTCTTCGGAGTTTCGGGTATTATCGGCTCTACCGCCGGTGGATGGCTGATTGACGAATACGGCGGATCGCTCCTCTACAGGGGGATGGGTTTGTTTGCTTTGCTTGGTTTTGCGCTAGGAATCTACTTGGTTAGAAGGCCTATAAAAATCGGCTAG
- a CDS encoding transposase, giving the protein MNQYDKAFKEEAVRLSDEIGPKKAAEQLGVAYHTLQGWRKQRTLHGDGAHIGSGRAYASADKTAREIELEKEIGELRRANEILKDALGFFAKDRKR; this is encoded by the coding sequence ATGAATCAGTACGACAAAGCATTCAAAGAAGAAGCAGTCAGATTGAGCGATGAAATTGGACCAAAGAAAGCCGCCGAGCAGTTGGGCGTAGCCTACCACACCTTGCAAGGATGGAGAAAGCAAAGAACCCTGCACGGCGACGGAGCGCATATCGGGAGCGGACGCGCTTATGCATCTGCCGATAAGACTGCGCGAGAAATCGAATTAGAAAAAGAAATAGGCGAGTTGCGCCGAGCGAATGAAATTCTCAAGGATGCACTCGGTTTTTTCGCAAAAGACCGGAAGCGGTAA
- a CDS encoding Gfo/Idh/MocA family protein — protein sequence MIRFGIIGTNWITEDFINAARRIGDFSLTAVYSRTEATGRQFADKHDIANVYTDLEQFASSPEWDAVYIASPNSFHAEQAIACMNQGKHVLCEKPLASNEQEIRRMTEAATSNGVLLMEAMKSTFTPNFKVIQENLHKIGPVRRYFGSYCQYSSRYDMYKRGEVPNAFNPVFSNGALMDLGVYCIYPLIVLFGEPERIQASGYMLDSGVDGAGSLLLGYQGMGMDAVIHYSKIVDSYASAEIQGENGTIVFDKISRPDKVHIRYRDGSVEDLTQPQEDNAMYYEALEFIELVKKGEKESAVNSHANSLKVIRVMDEARKQMGLVYPAD from the coding sequence ATGATTAGATTCGGCATCATCGGCACCAACTGGATTACGGAGGATTTTATTAACGCAGCGCGAAGAATAGGCGATTTCTCGTTAACGGCCGTCTATTCCCGCACGGAGGCAACGGGGCGCCAGTTCGCGGACAAGCACGATATCGCCAACGTGTACACGGATCTAGAACAATTCGCGTCAAGTCCGGAATGGGATGCCGTTTACATTGCGAGCCCGAATTCCTTCCATGCCGAGCAGGCGATCGCATGCATGAATCAAGGGAAGCACGTATTGTGCGAGAAACCGCTGGCCTCCAACGAGCAAGAGATTCGACGTATGACGGAGGCGGCGACAAGTAACGGCGTCCTGTTGATGGAAGCTATGAAATCTACGTTTACGCCTAACTTTAAGGTCATTCAGGAGAACTTGCACAAGATAGGCCCGGTTCGACGTTATTTCGGCAGCTATTGCCAGTATTCCTCGCGATATGATATGTACAAGCGGGGAGAAGTTCCGAATGCTTTTAATCCGGTGTTCTCGAACGGCGCGTTAATGGACTTGGGAGTCTATTGCATCTATCCGTTGATCGTGCTTTTCGGAGAGCCGGAACGGATTCAAGCTAGCGGTTATATGCTGGATTCCGGCGTGGACGGGGCGGGAAGCCTGCTTCTTGGTTATCAGGGAATGGGCATGGACGCGGTTATCCACTATTCCAAAATCGTAGATTCCTATGCGAGCGCAGAGATTCAGGGGGAGAACGGAACGATCGTTTTCGATAAAATAAGCAGGCCGGACAAAGTGCACATCCGTTACCGCGACGGTTCGGTCGAAGACCTCACGCAGCCGCAGGAAGATAATGCGATGTATTACGAGGCATTGGAGTTTATCGAGTTGGTGAAAAAAGGAGAGAAGGAGTCGGCCGTGAATTCCCATGCGAACTCCTTGAAGGTTATCCGGGTCATGGATGAAGCCCGCAAGCAGATGGGACTTGTTTACCCGGCGGACTAA
- a CDS encoding DUF72 domain-containing protein, translating to MIVVGLAGWGDHDSLYVPGTAAKDKLRAYGSHFSIVELDSSFYAVQPPDRMARYAAETPDGFGFVVKPYQAITGHLRGKSYYDNDDDMYRAFRESLDPVMSAGKLIAALFQYPPWFDCTKDNVRLLRETKKRMEGFPCALEFRHQSWFAPEFREKTLAFMRDEDWIHSVCDEPQAGDGSIPIILEATTPEYTIVRMHGRNVGGWNQNGAPNWREVRYLYDYSEDELLEWKDRISRLASQSAKVGIIFNNNSGGHAAGNAKQLMRMLGLPVYELPVDNPPEQLDLFNL from the coding sequence ATGATTGTCGTCGGTTTGGCGGGCTGGGGAGATCATGATTCCTTATATGTACCGGGGACCGCGGCGAAGGACAAGCTTCGCGCTTACGGCTCCCATTTCTCCATCGTCGAGCTGGATAGCTCGTTCTACGCGGTGCAGCCTCCGGATCGAATGGCGCGTTACGCGGCGGAAACGCCGGATGGCTTCGGTTTCGTCGTAAAACCCTATCAGGCCATAACGGGACATTTGCGGGGCAAGTCCTATTATGACAACGATGATGATATGTACCGTGCCTTTCGCGAAAGCCTCGATCCGGTTATGTCGGCTGGGAAATTAATCGCCGCGCTGTTCCAGTATCCTCCTTGGTTCGATTGTACGAAGGACAACGTGCGGTTGCTGCGGGAAACGAAGAAGCGGATGGAAGGGTTTCCGTGCGCGTTGGAGTTTCGTCATCAGAGCTGGTTCGCACCGGAATTCAGGGAGAAAACGCTTGCGTTCATGCGGGATGAGGATTGGATTCATAGCGTCTGCGACGAGCCGCAAGCCGGCGACGGGTCGATTCCCATCATTCTGGAAGCTACGACGCCGGAGTATACGATCGTCCGGATGCATGGGAGAAACGTAGGCGGATGGAATCAAAACGGGGCTCCCAATTGGAGAGAGGTTCGCTATTTGTACGACTATAGCGAGGATGAGCTCCTGGAGTGGAAAGACCGAATAAGTCGGTTGGCATCGCAATCCGCTAAGGTCGGGATCATTTTCAACAACAACTCCGGCGGTCATGCGGCGGGTAACGCGAAGCAGCTTATGCGGATGCTGGGACTTCCGGTGTACGAGCTGCCCGTGGACAATCCGCCCGAGCAACTGGACTTGTTTAACTTATAA
- a CDS encoding ABC transporter substrate-binding protein, translating to MKKWTALLALIVLSVSLAACSGNDKNDEGAAESGGKLKEVSFGMMPYYDYAPWALAENQGFFEQEGIKFKSTMFPVEGNVAPALINGSIDIGGFGDTPSITLASQFQDLRMVSFLNIFKGFAIMANKKGDFKTYEQFLKESNDPKQAAIETGKQLKGKSIVTTSGAAFYMVLEQALVNAGLTMDDVKLIDMEPDVGVSAFISGTGDFYLGGLPQREKLQGEGYPALISGDEIGPGAVMLAGLATTKKYADKNPETIKSLQKVWFKTMDYMKSNPDEAYAFLAKWSNEQNGGKSTADDAKKFIEAYVIFAKSPEDAKALFYDENSSTSWKQRYEYLVKYHEETDIIKKDSVKINDLVLAESIFQSLQQE from the coding sequence ATGAAAAAGTGGACTGCGTTATTGGCTTTGATCGTATTGTCGGTTAGTTTGGCAGCTTGCTCGGGGAATGACAAGAATGATGAGGGAGCGGCGGAATCCGGCGGCAAGCTTAAGGAAGTCAGCTTCGGAATGATGCCTTATTACGATTACGCGCCGTGGGCTCTGGCGGAAAATCAAGGATTTTTTGAGCAAGAAGGAATCAAGTTCAAATCGACGATGTTCCCAGTCGAAGGAAACGTAGCGCCTGCGCTCATTAACGGGTCGATCGATATCGGGGGATTCGGGGATACTCCTTCGATTACTCTGGCTTCGCAATTCCAAGATTTGCGCATGGTCAGCTTTCTGAATATTTTCAAAGGTTTTGCTATAATGGCTAATAAAAAAGGCGATTTCAAAACTTACGAGCAGTTTCTCAAGGAATCCAACGATCCGAAGCAAGCGGCTATCGAAACAGGCAAACAGTTGAAAGGCAAATCGATCGTGACGACTTCCGGAGCCGCTTTCTATATGGTTCTCGAACAAGCTTTGGTCAATGCCGGACTTACCATGGACGATGTGAAATTAATAGACATGGAGCCTGACGTCGGAGTGTCGGCCTTTATCTCGGGAACGGGCGATTTCTATCTTGGCGGACTTCCGCAACGCGAGAAGCTTCAAGGCGAAGGATATCCGGCGTTGATCAGCGGCGATGAAATCGGACCTGGCGCGGTCATGCTGGCAGGTTTGGCAACCACGAAGAAATACGCGGACAAAAATCCGGAAACGATCAAGAGTTTGCAAAAGGTTTGGTTTAAGACGATGGATTACATGAAGAGCAATCCGGATGAAGCCTATGCTTTCTTGGCGAAATGGTCGAATGAGCAAAACGGAGGAAAAAGCACGGCGGACGACGCGAAGAAATTCATTGAAGCCTATGTTATTTTCGCGAAGTCTCCGGAAGACGCCAAGGCGCTCTTCTATGACGAGAATTCCTCTACAAGCTGGAAGCAACGCTATGAATACTTAGTGAAGTACCATGAGGAAACGGATATTATCAAGAAGGACTCCGTGAAGATCAACGATTTGGTATTGGCCGAATCTATCTTCCAGTCGTTACAACAGGAATAG
- a CDS encoding ABC transporter permease: MKIKLLSYVSILILIAVWLVLTLGGIVESLFLPGPKQLYEVISTSYADLAKHMGYTLMRQFTGFFIGSALGIIVGLMIASNRYIQALLDPIIEILRPVPPLAVIPMLILWLGIGPVPQILLVIFGCFVILVVSTVEAVKNVPKIYVNAARTLGAQWFYIYRTVILPAIVPSLVGAIRVAAAASFGLVVAAEFMGAQEGIGYYMIIAQRYLRTDMILISIILISAIAWLVDQAIRKIEKRMTQWSERHQ; the protein is encoded by the coding sequence ATGAAAATAAAACTGCTCAGTTACGTCTCCATCCTTATTCTGATCGCCGTGTGGCTGGTGTTAACTCTCGGAGGGATCGTGGAGTCTTTGTTTCTCCCGGGACCCAAGCAATTGTACGAGGTGATTTCCACTTCCTACGCGGATTTGGCTAAGCATATGGGATATACCTTGATGAGGCAATTCACCGGATTTTTTATCGGTTCCGCGTTGGGAATTATCGTAGGTTTAATGATCGCTTCCAATCGTTACATTCAGGCTTTATTGGATCCTATTATTGAAATCTTGCGTCCCGTACCTCCGCTTGCGGTCATTCCGATGCTGATCCTATGGCTTGGAATCGGACCAGTTCCGCAAATTCTGCTAGTTATCTTCGGTTGTTTCGTTATCCTCGTCGTAAGTACGGTGGAAGCGGTTAAGAACGTTCCGAAAATATACGTAAACGCGGCACGTACTTTGGGAGCTCAGTGGTTCTATATTTATCGGACCGTCATTCTCCCTGCCATCGTTCCTTCGCTTGTCGGAGCGATTCGCGTTGCGGCAGCGGCTTCGTTCGGCTTGGTCGTGGCTGCGGAATTCATGGGGGCTCAAGAAGGAATCGGCTATTACATGATTATCGCGCAACGATATTTAAGAACGGACATGATTCTAATCAGCATTATTCTCATCAGCGCTATTGCATGGCTGGTGGATCAGGCGATCCGCAAAATCGAGAAACGCATGACCCAATGGTCCGAAAGGCACCAGTAG
- a CDS encoding ABC transporter ATP-binding protein yields MMEIKQLSKVFAGVSGEVVALQNIDFSVKQGEFVSIVGTSGCGKSTLLSIVAGLSKHTSGEILVEGKAISGPGSDRAVVFQSDATFPWLTVSENIEYGMKVKRMSKEARKKKCDELLELLELEKFRDAYPREMSGGMRKRIDIGRAYAVEPQILLMDEPFGALDVVTREAMQDELLRIWSERRKTVIFVTHDLEEAMFLSDRIILLSPRPGRIKQIIDLPFARPRTQQLRESHEFYELRNQLRKIMG; encoded by the coding sequence ATGATGGAAATCAAGCAGCTAAGCAAAGTGTTCGCGGGAGTATCGGGAGAAGTCGTTGCGCTTCAGAATATCGATTTCTCCGTGAAGCAAGGGGAGTTCGTTTCGATCGTCGGCACTTCCGGTTGCGGGAAATCGACGCTTCTGAGCATTGTGGCCGGCTTGAGCAAACATACCTCCGGCGAAATTCTCGTAGAGGGTAAGGCAATCTCGGGCCCGGGGTCCGATCGCGCGGTCGTCTTCCAATCCGATGCGACGTTCCCTTGGCTTACGGTAAGCGAGAATATCGAATACGGCATGAAGGTTAAGCGGATGTCGAAGGAAGCCCGGAAGAAGAAGTGCGACGAGCTTCTCGAATTGCTAGAGCTTGAGAAGTTCAGGGACGCGTACCCTCGCGAGATGTCCGGGGGCATGCGCAAGAGAATCGATATCGGACGAGCCTATGCGGTGGAACCGCAAATTCTGTTAATGGATGAGCCGTTCGGAGCGCTCGACGTCGTCACAAGGGAAGCCATGCAGGACGAGTTGCTGCGGATATGGTCGGAGAGAAGGAAGACGGTTATCTTCGTTACCCATGATCTGGAGGAAGCGATGTTCCTCTCCGATCGCATCATTCTCTTAAGCCCGCGCCCGGGACGGATTAAACAAATTATCGATCTTCCCTTTGCCAGACCGCGCACGCAACAGCTTCGAGAGTCCCACGAGTTCTACGAGCTGCGCAATCAACTTCGGAAGATCATGGGATAG
- a CDS encoding ROK family transcriptional regulator encodes MQQSSLPSTIRAMNKSLVLNVVRQEGPISRAQVAKKTNITRATVSDIVNDLIADGAIYEGGEDNSPVGRKGILLNYNASLGFGVGVDIGGTKISFGLFDVNAELLATKTVETYKVVTNDIFISLLADSIREFIAENNRDLTSLQVIGIATPGIVDYKKGIVVEGSPNLPGWENLNLSARITEHLGVPVVLENDVRAALVGEVWKGQCQNVQSAILLAVGTGIGSALLMDGNIIRGFGNAAGEIGYMLFEREQLHMNWDNKGCFESLASGSGLAARMKGEGEQTAEQTETAADIFVAAKRGDAVAKRLVEEFTDYLSIAILNLVSVVNPEKILLMGGLSNAAEDYLPRINENIKKHTFSRTSVEVTVSEIKDLAPLYGISILALRIVQPTVQFLKDIKLV; translated from the coding sequence ATGCAGCAATCAAGTTTGCCAAGCACGATCAGAGCGATGAACAAATCGCTCGTCCTGAACGTAGTCAGACAGGAGGGGCCGATATCGCGGGCGCAAGTGGCCAAGAAAACCAATATTACGCGGGCGACCGTATCGGATATCGTTAACGATCTGATCGCGGACGGAGCCATATACGAAGGCGGGGAAGATAATTCTCCGGTTGGAAGAAAAGGAATCCTGCTCAATTATAACGCCTCGTTAGGCTTTGGCGTTGGCGTCGATATCGGCGGGACTAAAATCTCTTTCGGGTTGTTCGACGTGAACGCGGAATTATTGGCAACGAAGACGGTCGAAACCTATAAAGTTGTCACTAACGACATATTTATCTCTTTGCTGGCGGACTCGATCAGAGAATTTATCGCCGAGAATAATAGGGACCTGACTTCTCTTCAAGTGATCGGAATCGCGACGCCCGGAATCGTGGATTACAAGAAGGGAATCGTCGTAGAAGGCTCCCCCAATCTGCCCGGATGGGAAAACTTGAATTTGAGCGCGCGCATTACGGAGCATCTGGGAGTACCCGTCGTTCTGGAGAATGACGTGAGAGCGGCTCTGGTAGGCGAAGTGTGGAAAGGACAATGCCAGAACGTGCAGAGCGCCATCCTTCTAGCGGTTGGCACGGGTATCGGATCGGCGCTTCTGATGGACGGCAATATTATTCGGGGTTTCGGCAATGCGGCCGGCGAGATCGGGTACATGCTGTTCGAACGCGAGCAGCTCCATATGAATTGGGACAATAAAGGCTGCTTCGAATCTCTTGCCTCGGGGTCCGGATTGGCCGCGAGAATGAAAGGCGAGGGCGAGCAAACCGCGGAACAAACGGAAACGGCAGCGGATATTTTCGTCGCGGCCAAACGAGGCGATGCCGTAGCTAAACGGCTAGTCGAGGAGTTTACGGATTATCTCTCGATCGCCATCCTGAATCTGGTCTCGGTCGTTAACCCGGAGAAGATCTTGCTGATGGGCGGATTATCGAATGCCGCCGAAGATTATTTGCCGCGGATTAACGAAAACATCAAGAAACATACGTTTTCCCGAACAAGCGTCGAGGTAACCGTATCCGAGATTAAGGATTTGGCGCCTTTGTACGGAATATCGATTTTGGCTTTGCGGATCGTACAGCCTACCGTTCAATTTCTTAAAGATATTAAGTTAGTCTAA
- a CDS encoding phosphodiester glycosidase family protein: MSSASIRSVNRTLLLACTPFLGMLIWMLVADIGILLPSASFPMHDIRLEDPSVTAGIVHEGLDQAKVIAQGTGQSLKKQITLYKKTNADMKTIASLASTQAARPYQIYDRRITNKLGKPAATIQSDKLQAQLFYLGTQNFKSYALKIKLKKSDAMKLALGNDVQGGAETTLAAVKRNNAAIGVNAGGFADSGGKRYPLSTTVVDGDYIGGFHPTYKDLFFVGVNGDNKLIGGKFASKDQLDALDPKFGASFVPVLLQNGRKTEIPSKWQTSPKRAPRTVIGNYKDDQILFLVVDGYNEKGSSGATLAEMQILLQRYGALDGYNLDGGGSTSLVFNGRVINNPSDGNLRKLPTNFLFFK, encoded by the coding sequence ATGAGTTCGGCATCGATTCGTTCCGTTAACCGCACGCTGTTGCTGGCCTGTACCCCTTTTCTAGGCATGTTAATATGGATGTTAGTAGCCGATATCGGAATCTTGCTGCCTTCGGCATCGTTTCCTATGCATGACATACGCCTAGAGGATCCAAGCGTGACCGCGGGCATTGTTCACGAAGGATTAGACCAAGCCAAGGTCATTGCCCAAGGAACCGGGCAATCGCTTAAAAAACAAATTACGCTTTACAAAAAAACCAACGCCGATATGAAAACGATAGCGTCCCTGGCCTCCACCCAAGCCGCGCGCCCTTATCAAATCTACGATCGTCGGATTACCAATAAGCTAGGCAAACCCGCCGCGACGATTCAATCGGACAAGCTTCAAGCCCAGCTATTTTACTTAGGCACGCAGAACTTCAAGAGCTACGCTCTCAAGATCAAGCTTAAGAAGAGCGACGCGATGAAGCTCGCCCTAGGCAACGACGTACAAGGCGGAGCCGAGACGACGCTGGCCGCGGTCAAACGGAATAATGCCGCGATCGGCGTCAATGCCGGAGGTTTCGCGGACAGCGGAGGCAAGCGTTATCCGTTAAGCACGACGGTCGTCGATGGAGATTACATAGGGGGATTTCATCCTACTTACAAGGATTTGTTCTTCGTGGGCGTGAACGGGGACAATAAATTGATCGGCGGGAAATTTGCCAGCAAGGATCAGCTAGACGCGCTTGATCCGAAGTTCGGCGCATCGTTCGTTCCCGTACTCCTGCAGAACGGAAGAAAAACGGAAATCCCGTCCAAGTGGCAAACCAGTCCGAAGCGAGCGCCTCGCACGGTCATCGGAAATTACAAAGACGACCAGATCTTGTTCCTGGTCGTCGACGGGTATAACGAAAAAGGCAGCTCCGGCGCAACGTTGGCCGAGATGCAAATTCTGTTGCAGCGTTACGGAGCACTAGACGGTTACAACTTGGACGGCGGCGGCTCAACCTCGCTCGTGTTCAACGGACGAGTTATTAATAATCCTTCCGACGGAAACTTACGCAAGCTTCCTACGAACTTTTTGTTTTTCAAGTGA